The Streptomyces collinus DNA segment GCGGCGGCTCGTCGTCGTCCTTGGACGGCGGGCGCAGCTCGTCCATCGGGAAGGACATGACGTCCGTCGGCCCCGGGAGGTCCATCCACTGGATGTGGAGCTGCTCCATGGCGTCGGCGTCCACGACGATCACCGAGAGCTCGGAGAGCGGGTGGATGCGCATCCGAGCGAGCGCATAGCGGGCGATGTCGAGGATCGCCTGCTCGTCGACCTCGGTGCCGGACTCGTTGTTGACGTCGATCGACATGGTGCTGTGTGTGTCTACTTCCCCTTGTGCCCGGACTTGCCGCGGCTCTTGTGCGTGCCGTTCTGGGTGCCGTGCGTGGTGTCGTACTTCTCGTACGCGTCGACGATACGGCCCACCAGCTTGTGCCGGACGACGTCCTGGGAGGAGAGCCGGGAGAAGTGCACGTCCTCCAGGCCGTCCAGGATGTCCTGCACCTGCCGCAGCCCGCTCTTCGTCCCGTCCGGCAGGTCGACCTGCGTGACGTCACCCGTGATCACGATCTTCGATTCGAAGCCGAGGCGGGTGAGGAACATCTTCATCTGCTCGGGGCTCGTGTTCTGGGCCTCGTCCAGGATGATGAAGGCGTCGTTGAGGGTCCTTCCCCGCATGTACGCCAGGGGGGCCACCTCGATCGTGCCCGCCGCCATCAGCCGCGGGATCGAGTCCGGGTCGAGCATGTCGTGCAGCGCGTCGTAGAGCGGGCGCAGGTAGGGGTCGATCTTCTCGTAGAGCGTGCCCGGGAGGAAGCCGAGCCGCTCGCCGGCCTCGACCGCGGGGCGGGTCAGGATGATGCGGTTGACCTGCTTGGACTGAAGGGCCTGCACGGCCTTGGCCATCGCCAGGTACGTCTTGCCGGTGCCCGCCGGGCCGATGCCGAAGACGATCGTGTGCTTGTCGATCGCGTCGACGTAGCGCTTCTGGTTGAGCGTCTTGGGACGGATCGTGCGCCCGCGCGAGGACAGGATGTTCTGCGTGAGCACCTCGGCCGGGGTCTCCTGGCCGTCGCTCTCGCCGTTGTCGCTCGCCTTCAGCATGGCGATCGAGCGTTCCACTGCGTCCTCCGTCATCGGCTGCCCGGTGCGGAGCACCAGCATCATCTCGTCGAACACGCGCGAAATCAGGGCGACGTCCTTCTGGTCGCCGACCGCGCTGATCTCATTGCCCCGGACGTGGATGTCGGCCGCCGGGAAGGCCTTCTCGATCACGCGCAGGAGGGAGTCGCCGGACCCCAGGACGGTGACCATGGGGTGCTGGGCGGGGACGGTGAACTGTGCTCTCGCCTGCTCCTGCGCGGGGGTGTGAGCTGTCGATGATTGAGTCATGGGCCGGCGCTGAAGGCCTGCGGTTCCTCCTCGTCACGGCCGCGCAGCTGAGGGCGGCCTCGCGATTCCCAGGGTACGACGGGGGAGTGACAAGGCCGTAGGGGTTTTGGAGTCGGGGTTCCGGCCTTGCGCCTCACGCCGAGCGGCGGAAGCCGATCGTGGGGACGGCACGCCGCAGCGGCCAGGGTCTCACCAGTTCCTCCGACACCAGGTCGGCCAGGAAGCCGTACCTCTCCAGGGCCACCGCCGACTGGCCCTCGACCGACTGCACTTTCCGCCACCACGCGGCGATCTCCGACCACCCCGGCGCCGACAGCGACCCGCCGAACTCCTGCACCGACAGCGCCGCCGTCAGCCCGGCGAAGGCCAGCCGGTCCGCCAGCGGCCAGTCCGCCAGGGTCCCGGTCACGAACCCGGCGACGAACACGTCACCGGCCCCGGTCGGATCGAGCGCCTCGACGGCGATGGCCGGGACCTCCGCCGTC contains these protein-coding regions:
- a CDS encoding PhoH family protein, whose translation is MTQSSTAHTPAQEQARAQFTVPAQHPMVTVLGSGDSLLRVIEKAFPAADIHVRGNEISAVGDQKDVALISRVFDEMMLVLRTGQPMTEDAVERSIAMLKASDNGESDGQETPAEVLTQNILSSRGRTIRPKTLNQKRYVDAIDKHTIVFGIGPAGTGKTYLAMAKAVQALQSKQVNRIILTRPAVEAGERLGFLPGTLYEKIDPYLRPLYDALHDMLDPDSIPRLMAAGTIEVAPLAYMRGRTLNDAFIILDEAQNTSPEQMKMFLTRLGFESKIVITGDVTQVDLPDGTKSGLRQVQDILDGLEDVHFSRLSSQDVVRHKLVGRIVDAYEKYDTTHGTQNGTHKSRGKSGHKGK